From the Rhinatrema bivittatum chromosome 7, aRhiBiv1.1, whole genome shotgun sequence genome, one window contains:
- the TRAPPC2L gene encoding trafficking protein particle complex subunit 2-like protein: MGVSKMAVCVAVIAKENYPLYIRSVPTENELKFHYTVHTSLDVVDEKISAMGKALVDQRELYLGLLYPTEDYKVYGYVTNSKVKFVMVVDSSNTALRDNEIRSMFRKLHNSYTDVMCNPFYNPGDPIQSRAFDNMVTSMMLQVC, encoded by the exons ATGGGGGTGTCTAAGATGGCCGTGTGCGTTGCTGTCATCGCTAAGGAG AATTATCCTCTGTATATTCGAAGCGTTCCTACAGAGAACGAGCTGAAATTCCATTACACCGTTCACACCTCCCTTGATGTTGTGGATGAAAAAATCTCAGCCATGGGAAAAGCGCTGGTGGATCAGAGAGAGCTCTACCTAGGGCTCCTTTATCCCACGGAAGATTATAAAGT ATACGGCTATGTAACAAACTCCAAGGTGAAATTTGTTATGGTGGTAGATTCTTCAAACACAGCACTTCGAGACAACGAAATCCGAAGT ATGTTCCGGAAGCTGCATAATTCCTACACAGATGTGATGTGTAACCCCTTCTATAACCCTGGGGAccctatccagtccag AGCCTTTGATAATATGGTGACATCGATGATGCTGCAAGTATGCTGA